In Hahella sp. KA22, one genomic interval encodes:
- a CDS encoding ABC transporter ATP-binding protein, with protein MTQANAIEQSAGNSAIPTGKTILTVNDLKVHFPLGSDGFFKKNDRFVKAVDGVSFEVREGETLGIVGESGCGKSTLGRAVLQLISPTDGKVVWLGQDIAGLDSKTMRPHRKSMQIIFQDPLASLNPRRTIGDIIAEPLMTFYPELSKQQRRDKVKAMMDKVGLLPQMINRYPHEFSGGQCQRIGIARAMILQPKLIVCDEPVSALDVSIQAQIINLLTELQKEFGMSLLFISHDLSVVRHVSHRVMVLYLGKVMELADKDSIYREPKHPYTKALISAVPIPDPDIERQKEQIVLKGDLPSPINPPSGCVFRTRCNYAESRCAEKIPVLEHTGADHQVSCLKWKEITD; from the coding sequence ATGACCCAAGCCAACGCAATTGAACAAAGCGCGGGAAATAGCGCCATTCCCACAGGCAAGACCATACTGACCGTCAACGATCTGAAAGTGCACTTCCCTCTCGGCAGTGACGGCTTTTTCAAGAAAAACGACCGCTTTGTAAAAGCCGTCGACGGGGTATCCTTTGAAGTGCGCGAAGGGGAAACACTGGGCATCGTGGGCGAATCCGGCTGCGGTAAGTCCACTCTGGGGCGGGCCGTATTGCAGTTAATTTCGCCCACGGACGGCAAGGTCGTCTGGCTGGGACAGGACATCGCGGGACTGGACAGCAAAACCATGCGTCCTCACCGCAAGTCCATGCAGATTATCTTCCAGGACCCACTGGCCAGCCTTAACCCGCGCCGCACTATCGGCGATATCATCGCTGAGCCGCTGATGACGTTCTATCCAGAACTCAGCAAGCAGCAGCGTCGCGACAAAGTCAAAGCCATGATGGACAAAGTAGGTCTGCTGCCGCAGATGATCAACCGCTATCCGCACGAGTTCTCCGGCGGACAATGTCAGCGTATCGGCATTGCGCGGGCGATGATTCTGCAACCCAAGCTGATTGTCTGCGACGAGCCGGTTTCGGCGCTGGACGTCTCTATCCAGGCGCAAATCATTAACCTGCTGACGGAACTGCAAAAAGAATTCGGCATGTCGCTGCTGTTTATCAGCCACGATCTGTCGGTGGTGCGCCACGTGAGCCATCGGGTGATGGTGTTGTATCTGGGCAAAGTGATGGAGCTGGCGGACAAAGATTCCATTTATCGAGAGCCCAAGCATCCCTACACCAAAGCCCTGATTTCCGCCGTGCCGATTCCTGACCCGGATATCGAGCGCCAGAAAGAACAGATCGTTTTGAAGGGCGACCTGCCTTCGCCGATCAATCCGCCCAGCGGCTGCGTCTTCCGCACACGCTGCAACTACGCAGAAA
- a CDS encoding ABC transporter ATP-binding protein: MQPLLEVSHLETKFNTPDGKVNAVNDVSFQLFPGESLGIVGESGSGKTQVFMSIMGLLADNGKSTGSVLFKGEEILGLSKEKLNKVRGSDMSLIFQDPMTSLNPFLKVSKQLTEVLVEHTGVSMQEARATCIEMLSKVGIPEPAKRFDMYPHEFSGGMRQRVMIAMALLCQPDLLIADEPTTALDVTIQAQILKLMAELKREMNTAIIMITHDLGVVAGLCDRVLVMYGGRIVESGTVREIFYNPKHPYTMGLLASMPRLDGAGHSSLQAIPGQPPNLQNLPQGCSFHPRCPYAQDRCKLDDPPLRKVGENRLSACLLETHS; encoded by the coding sequence ATGCAACCCTTATTGGAAGTAAGCCACCTGGAAACCAAATTCAACACCCCCGATGGGAAGGTGAATGCGGTTAACGACGTGAGCTTTCAGTTGTTTCCCGGGGAAAGTCTGGGCATCGTGGGAGAATCCGGTTCAGGCAAAACCCAGGTGTTCATGTCAATCATGGGACTGCTGGCGGACAACGGTAAGTCCACCGGCAGCGTGCTTTTCAAGGGAGAGGAAATTCTCGGCCTGTCTAAAGAAAAGCTGAATAAAGTGCGCGGCAGCGATATGTCGCTGATTTTTCAGGACCCAATGACGTCACTGAATCCGTTCCTTAAAGTTTCCAAACAATTGACGGAAGTACTGGTGGAGCACACAGGCGTTTCTATGCAGGAGGCGCGGGCCACTTGTATCGAAATGCTCAGCAAAGTCGGTATTCCCGAACCCGCCAAGCGCTTCGATATGTATCCCCATGAGTTCTCCGGCGGCATGCGTCAGCGTGTGATGATCGCCATGGCCCTGCTGTGTCAGCCGGACCTGCTGATCGCCGACGAGCCCACCACAGCTTTGGACGTGACTATCCAGGCGCAGATTCTCAAGCTCATGGCGGAGCTGAAGCGAGAAATGAATACCGCGATCATCATGATCACGCACGATCTGGGCGTCGTGGCGGGGCTTTGCGATCGCGTGCTGGTGATGTATGGCGGTCGGATTGTGGAGTCAGGCACCGTACGGGAGATTTTCTACAATCCCAAGCACCCGTACACCATGGGACTGCTGGCCTCCATGCCGCGTCTGGACGGCGCCGGACACAGCTCTTTGCAGGCGATTCCCGGGCAGCCGCCCAACCTGCAAAATCTGCCTCAGGGATGTTCTTTTCATCCCCGCTGTCCGTACGCCCAAGACCGCTGCAAGCTGGATGATCCGCCGTTGCGTAAAGTCGGCGAGAATCGCTTGAGCGCCTGCCTTCTGGAGACTCATTCATGA
- the oppC gene encoding oligopeptide ABC transporter permease OppC, with the protein MYSQKSKLAAMMPDAENSIEGRSLWQDARRRLFQNKAAVVSMAILAIIALMAIFAPFLSPHPLDEIYWDRIQAAPDYANAHWFGTDSSGRDLFIRVLYGARVSLMVGILATGVSLIIGVTYGAISGYFGGKVDNFMMRFVDIMYSLPFMFFVILLMVVFGRNIFLIFVALGAVEWLTMARIVRGQTLSIKRKEYVEAAHAGGVSNLKIIFRHIIPNVLGPVIVYVTLTVPQVILTESFLSFLGLGVQEPLTSWGVLISEGAKLMEMAPWMLIYPAIFLATTLFCFNFIGDGLRDALDPKDR; encoded by the coding sequence ATGTACAGTCAAAAAAGTAAGCTCGCCGCCATGATGCCCGATGCGGAAAACTCCATCGAAGGGCGCAGTTTGTGGCAGGACGCCAGACGCCGTTTGTTCCAGAACAAGGCGGCGGTGGTGTCCATGGCGATTCTCGCCATCATCGCGCTCATGGCCATTTTCGCTCCTTTCCTGAGCCCGCACCCACTGGATGAAATCTATTGGGACCGCATTCAGGCCGCTCCGGATTACGCCAACGCACACTGGTTCGGCACCGACAGCAGCGGGCGCGACCTGTTTATCCGCGTTCTCTACGGCGCTCGCGTGTCTTTGATGGTAGGTATTCTCGCCACCGGCGTGAGTCTGATTATCGGTGTCACCTATGGCGCTATTTCCGGCTACTTCGGCGGCAAGGTGGACAACTTTATGATGCGCTTCGTCGACATCATGTACTCCCTGCCATTCATGTTCTTCGTCATCCTGTTGATGGTGGTGTTCGGCCGCAACATATTCCTTATCTTCGTCGCCCTGGGGGCGGTGGAGTGGCTGACCATGGCGCGTATCGTGCGCGGTCAGACGCTATCCATCAAGCGCAAGGAATACGTCGAAGCGGCGCACGCAGGCGGCGTCAGTAACCTGAAAATTATCTTCCGTCACATCATTCCGAATGTTCTGGGTCCGGTGATTGTCTACGTCACTCTGACAGTGCCCCAGGTCATTCTGACCGAGAGTTTCCTGTCGTTCCTGGGCTTAGGGGTGCAGGAGCCGCTGACCAGCTGGGGCGTGCTGATTTCCGAAGGCGCCAAGCTGATGGAAATGGCTCCCTGGATGCTGATTTACCCGGCTATTTTCCTGGCCACCACCCTGTTTTGCTTCAACTTCATCGGCGACGGGCTGCGTGACGCGCTCGATCCCAAAGACAGATAA
- the oppB gene encoding oligopeptide ABC transporter permease OppB encodes MLNYFIRRVLASIPTLLIVITIAFFMMRIAPGGPWDKERSLPPEIEANIMKAYDMDKPLVEQYFIYLGKILVGDFGPSYKFRDFSVTDLLMGGFPASLQIGGMAIFLAVIFGTLFGAMAALRKNSAADYSVMTMAMTGIAIPNFVMAPVLTLIFGVYLSWLPVAGWGDGSFQYKVLPVLALALPQIAYIARLTRGSMIEVLHSNYIRTARAKGLRERLVLLRHALKGAMLPVVSYLGPATAAVITGSVVIETIFDIPGIGRYFIQGALNRDYPLVMGTVIFYGVLIIVLNLIVDMLYGLLDPKVRLHD; translated from the coding sequence ATGTTGAACTATTTCATTCGGCGGGTGTTGGCGTCTATTCCAACCCTGCTCATCGTTATTACTATCGCTTTTTTCATGATGCGGATCGCACCCGGCGGTCCCTGGGATAAAGAACGTTCGCTGCCTCCGGAAATCGAAGCGAACATTATGAAAGCCTACGACATGGACAAGCCCCTGGTGGAGCAATATTTCATCTACCTCGGCAAGATCCTGGTGGGCGATTTCGGGCCGTCATACAAATTCCGCGACTTCAGCGTCACCGACCTGCTCATGGGAGGTTTCCCAGCAAGCTTACAGATAGGCGGTATGGCGATTTTCCTCGCAGTCATATTCGGCACCTTATTTGGAGCGATGGCCGCCTTGCGCAAAAACAGCGCAGCCGATTACTCCGTGATGACCATGGCCATGACCGGCATCGCCATCCCCAACTTCGTCATGGCGCCGGTGCTTACCCTGATTTTCGGTGTTTATCTGTCCTGGTTGCCCGTAGCGGGCTGGGGTGACGGCTCATTCCAATACAAAGTACTACCAGTACTCGCCCTGGCGTTGCCGCAGATCGCCTATATCGCGCGACTGACCCGCGGCAGCATGATTGAAGTCCTGCATTCCAACTATATTCGCACCGCACGCGCCAAAGGTCTGCGCGAGCGTCTGGTGCTGCTGCGTCATGCCCTGAAAGGCGCCATGCTGCCAGTAGTTTCTTACCTTGGTCCCGCCACCGCCGCCGTCATCACCGGCTCTGTCGTCATCGAAACGATTTTCGATATTCCCGGCATCGGTCGTTACTTCATCCAAGGCGCTCTCAACCGGGACTATCCCCTGGTAATGGGAACCGTCATTTTCTACGGCGTGCTCATTATCGTTCTGAACCTCATCGTCGACATGCTGTACGGCCTGCTCGACCCTAAAGTCCGTCTTCACGACTGA
- a CDS encoding peptide ABC transporter substrate-binding protein: protein MSFKSRTGKIFSALTLTLSLLGAPIAQADTTLRIGNQGEPASLDPHFLSGDWENRIAGDLFMGLTTEDPEGNAIPGAAESWTVSDDGLVYTFKIRDHKWSDGQPVTAQDFEYAMRRILLPETAAEYASLLYIIKNGEELNTGKAKPEDLGVHALDDKTLEITLKGPAPFLISMLTHYTAFPVPKHIVEKYGKDWTKKEHIATNGPYKLVEWLPNTHVKVTKNELFWDAANVKIDNVIFYPQEDAAALIKRMRAGEIDCIYKFPSGQIDWLRQNMPEETKIAPYLGTYYYPINTKRAPFTDKRIRQALSMAIDREIIMDKVLKTGELPAYSMVPPGTSNYKEPSYVTWKSMPMADRITKAKELMKEAGYGDDKHLKVQLRYNTDDNHKRIAIAVAQMWKKIGVETELFNSEVKVHYAELKQGNFEVARAGWVADYNDPQNFLFLLESTSKSLNYGNYDNPDYDKLMEEAYLESDLKKRAQIMGKAEAIAMEDAPIIPIYYYVSKNLVSTKIKGWKDAINDTHRTRWLSIEN from the coding sequence ATGAGTTTTAAATCTCGCACAGGGAAAATATTTTCCGCCTTAACGCTGACACTTTCTCTGCTGGGAGCGCCCATCGCCCAAGCTGACACAACACTAAGAATCGGCAACCAGGGTGAGCCGGCGTCACTGGACCCTCATTTCCTCAGCGGTGACTGGGAGAACCGCATCGCTGGGGATCTTTTTATGGGCCTGACGACCGAAGACCCTGAAGGCAACGCCATCCCCGGCGCCGCAGAGAGCTGGACCGTTAGCGACGACGGACTGGTTTACACATTCAAAATTCGCGATCACAAGTGGAGCGACGGCCAGCCCGTCACCGCGCAGGATTTCGAGTACGCTATGCGCCGTATCCTGTTGCCGGAAACCGCAGCGGAATACGCTTCACTGCTGTATATCATCAAAAACGGCGAAGAGCTGAACACTGGCAAAGCCAAGCCGGAAGATCTGGGCGTACACGCACTGGACGACAAAACTCTGGAAATCACGCTGAAAGGGCCTGCGCCTTTCCTGATCAGCATGCTGACCCACTACACCGCTTTCCCTGTGCCCAAGCATATCGTTGAGAAATACGGTAAGGACTGGACCAAGAAAGAACATATCGCCACCAACGGCCCCTACAAGCTGGTGGAATGGCTGCCTAACACCCACGTCAAAGTGACCAAGAACGAACTGTTCTGGGACGCGGCTAACGTCAAAATCGACAACGTTATCTTCTACCCACAGGAAGACGCTGCGGCGCTGATCAAGCGTATGCGCGCCGGCGAAATCGACTGCATCTACAAGTTCCCTTCCGGCCAGATCGACTGGCTGCGTCAAAACATGCCTGAGGAGACCAAAATCGCTCCTTACCTCGGCACTTACTACTATCCGATCAACACCAAGCGCGCGCCATTCACCGACAAGCGCATCCGTCAGGCTCTGTCCATGGCCATCGACCGTGAAATCATCATGGACAAGGTGCTGAAAACCGGCGAGCTGCCTGCTTACAGCATGGTTCCCCCCGGCACCAGCAACTACAAAGAGCCTTCTTACGTCACCTGGAAAAGCATGCCGATGGCTGACCGCATCACTAAAGCCAAAGAGCTGATGAAAGAAGCGGGTTACGGCGACGACAAGCATTTGAAAGTGCAATTGCGCTACAACACTGACGACAACCACAAGCGTATCGCTATCGCGGTTGCGCAAATGTGGAAGAAGATCGGTGTTGAAACTGAACTGTTCAACAGCGAAGTTAAAGTTCACTACGCTGAACTGAAGCAAGGCAACTTCGAAGTCGCTCGCGCTGGCTGGGTGGCTGACTACAACGATCCGCAGAACTTCCTGTTCCTGCTGGAAAGTACTTCCAAATCGTTGAACTACGGTAACTACGACAATCCTGACTACGATAAGCTGATGGAAGAGGCTTACCTTGAGTCTGACCTGAAGAAACGCGCGCAGATCATGGGCAAAGCGGAAGCTATCGCCATGGAAGACGCTCCCATCATTCCTATCTACTACTACGTGTCCAAAAACCTGGTCTCCACCAAGATCAAAGGCTGGAAAGACGCTATCAACGATACCCACCGCACTCGCTGGTTAAGTATCGAGAATTAA
- a CDS encoding spermidine synthase: MAIPGREIFRTYDEFGCIQVFDDGQKRYLGFGSNDEQSCLLKDNPSLLAHGYTRAMLLCLLLHEPRRAVMLGLGGGSLINCLYHRVPDLQLQAVELRVEVMRVAQRFFQLPRDERVQVTIADFASYLETAPAHSADLLLCDVFTGEGLDGRLLQPAFLEQSDRLLSDDGWLVMNCWVDHRLEKVMLAELGRRFRSVYLCATQEGNWIILAGKPAVAFAEKQLTAAAKKLSPQLGFSLAPFVKRMTRYQA, from the coding sequence ATGGCGATTCCCGGTAGAGAAATATTTCGCACCTATGACGAATTCGGGTGCATTCAGGTGTTTGACGACGGCCAGAAGCGCTATCTGGGGTTCGGCTCGAACGATGAACAAAGCTGTCTGCTGAAAGACAATCCCTCTTTACTGGCGCACGGCTATACTCGCGCCATGCTGTTGTGCCTGTTGCTGCATGAGCCGAGACGCGCGGTCATGTTGGGCTTGGGCGGCGGCAGCCTGATCAACTGTCTCTATCATCGGGTTCCTGACCTGCAGCTGCAGGCGGTGGAGTTGCGGGTGGAAGTGATGCGGGTGGCGCAGCGCTTTTTTCAGTTGCCGCGTGACGAGCGGGTGCAGGTTACCATTGCTGATTTCGCGTCTTACTTGGAGACGGCCCCGGCGCATTCCGCAGACTTGCTTCTGTGCGACGTATTCACCGGAGAGGGATTAGACGGCCGGCTGCTGCAACCGGCTTTTCTTGAGCAGAGCGACCGTCTTTTGAGCGACGATGGCTGGCTGGTGATGAACTGCTGGGTGGATCATCGCCTGGAAAAAGTCATGCTGGCGGAGTTGGGACGGCGCTTTCGCAGCGTCTATCTATGCGCGACCCAGGAAGGCAACTGGATTATCCTGGCGGGCAAGCCCGCCGTGGCGTTTGCGGAAAAACAGCTGACCGCCGCAGCGAAAAAGTTGTCGCCGCAGTTAGGCTTCTCCCTGGCGCCCTTCGTCAAACGCATGACCCGTTATCAGGCCTAG
- a CDS encoding aminotransferase class V-fold PLP-dependent enzyme, whose protein sequence is MTQLHDDFHDLDRLTADVRQWCLDFIRSADDRPAAMISDITPPALAAPEIGEGAEAAVARFIKEVSPHLAAAIGPRYWGFVTGGVTPAALLGDWIAAAVDQNLSTPGDSIASALEVQTIEWLLDLCDLPDSFSGCLTTGATASNLLGIICGRQFAGQRQGVDIAAEGLSDVAVEVFSATPHASALKGMAIAGLGRKRLVQVARLADSEAMDVDALRIALENSDCAGKIVLASAGTVTGTDFDDLEAIADLCEQHGAWLHVDGAFGLFSRLLEDRRDWTRGLERADSITSDAHKWLNTPYDCGIFFCRHLALLQSCLEVPAPYLAVDSVTPSFMNLGIENSRRFRALPLWISLLAYGKAGVRRIVEDNCTQAERLAQWLQQSPDYELLKPAKLNVVVFRPQGMDDADVSGFLQRLNGSGEVFMTPGQWRGRSAIRAAFSNWRTTQDDVDHVCAVLERSARQ, encoded by the coding sequence ATGACACAGTTACACGACGACTTTCACGATCTGGACAGATTGACCGCTGACGTCCGCCAATGGTGTCTGGACTTCATCCGTTCCGCCGATGATCGCCCAGCGGCCATGATCTCCGACATCACTCCCCCCGCATTAGCAGCGCCAGAGATTGGAGAAGGCGCGGAAGCCGCCGTCGCGCGCTTCATCAAGGAGGTCAGCCCTCATCTCGCCGCTGCTATCGGCCCCCGGTATTGGGGCTTCGTTACCGGCGGAGTGACTCCAGCCGCGCTGCTGGGAGACTGGATCGCCGCAGCGGTGGATCAGAATCTGTCCACCCCGGGAGACTCCATCGCCTCTGCCCTGGAAGTTCAAACCATTGAGTGGCTGCTCGACCTTTGCGATCTACCGGACAGTTTTTCCGGTTGCCTGACCACCGGCGCCACGGCCTCCAATCTATTGGGGATTATCTGCGGTCGTCAGTTTGCAGGCCAAAGACAGGGCGTGGATATCGCCGCTGAAGGGTTATCAGACGTTGCGGTGGAAGTGTTTTCCGCCACGCCCCACGCCAGCGCCCTGAAAGGTATGGCGATCGCCGGATTGGGGCGCAAGCGCCTGGTTCAGGTAGCGCGGCTTGCTGACAGTGAAGCTATGGATGTGGACGCCTTACGTATTGCGCTGGAGAACAGCGACTGTGCGGGAAAAATCGTACTCGCCAGCGCCGGAACGGTAACAGGCACGGATTTTGACGACCTGGAAGCTATCGCCGATCTGTGTGAGCAACATGGCGCCTGGCTGCATGTGGATGGCGCTTTCGGCTTGTTCTCGCGCTTATTGGAAGATCGTCGCGATTGGACCAGGGGGCTGGAGCGCGCCGACTCCATCACCTCCGATGCGCACAAATGGCTGAATACGCCTTACGATTGCGGCATCTTCTTCTGTCGCCATCTGGCGCTGTTACAGTCCTGCCTGGAAGTGCCCGCGCCTTATCTGGCGGTAGACAGCGTCACGCCGTCGTTTATGAATCTGGGGATCGAGAACTCGCGCCGCTTCCGCGCCCTGCCCTTGTGGATCAGCTTGCTGGCGTATGGCAAAGCCGGTGTCCGGCGCATTGTGGAAGACAATTGTACGCAGGCGGAGCGACTGGCGCAGTGGTTACAGCAATCACCCGACTACGAATTACTCAAGCCGGCCAAACTTAATGTCGTGGTGTTTCGCCCACAGGGAATGGATGACGCTGACGTATCTGGTTTTCTGCAGCGACTCAACGGCTCCGGCGAAGTCTTCATGACGCCAGGCCAATGGCGAGGACGCAGCGCTATTCGAGCGGCCTTCAGCAACTGGCGCACCACGCAGGACGATGTCGACCACGTCTGTGCTGTGCTGGAGAGGAGCGCCCGGCAGTAA
- a CDS encoding PLP-dependent aminotransferase family protein, translated as MPALYQTLAESLMQDIYSGRLQPGERLPSVRRFSRQREVSLTTALQCYRQLEAEGFVQARPQSGFYVRHKEKPPAGPELPVFTGRAARVANIGAIEEVQAVSSRRDFAPFGVSLLAPSLVPSDMLQRSLIRASRRLGERLFHYGPAQGDAGLREALARHFKEDGMAFSPDDLMICNGGMDAVSLGLQLCTQPGETVAVLTPCFSGLLQVIESLGRKVLEIPLHYRGIYPERLRAAMARSDVKACLLSANNHNPLGFTLSAQEKKDIAAWAAAYQCPVIEDDIFGECGYGRQRPLPIKSWDDEGWVFWCGSVSKTLTPAYRLGWCAPGKWRQAALQHRRALTISVNQPLQAALADFMHCGEYRSHLRKLRLSLAQQVDAMSRAVLQSFPAGSTVTEPEGGYVLWVTLPPQCDGWRVFQRAAQEGLSISPGTVFSITERYRHCIRLNAGWPFDEKAQAAVSRLGEICREAVT; from the coding sequence TTGCCTGCCTTATACCAGACCCTGGCGGAAAGCCTGATGCAAGATATCTATAGCGGTCGTCTGCAACCCGGGGAACGATTGCCCTCGGTGCGGCGTTTCAGCCGTCAGCGTGAGGTCAGCCTGACGACGGCGCTACAGTGCTACCGCCAGTTGGAGGCGGAAGGCTTTGTCCAGGCGCGACCGCAATCTGGTTTTTACGTGAGACATAAAGAGAAGCCCCCTGCGGGACCGGAGTTGCCGGTGTTCACCGGGCGCGCCGCGCGGGTCGCCAACATTGGGGCGATCGAAGAAGTGCAGGCTGTGTCCAGTCGTCGTGATTTCGCGCCTTTCGGCGTTTCCCTGTTAGCGCCTTCGCTGGTTCCATCCGACATGCTGCAGCGCAGCCTGATCCGTGCTTCCCGGCGCTTGGGCGAGCGTTTGTTTCATTACGGTCCAGCACAAGGCGATGCGGGGTTGCGGGAAGCGCTGGCGCGGCATTTCAAGGAGGATGGCATGGCGTTCTCGCCGGATGATCTGATGATCTGCAATGGCGGCATGGATGCGGTGAGTTTAGGGTTACAGCTGTGTACGCAACCCGGAGAAACGGTAGCGGTGCTCACCCCCTGTTTCAGTGGGCTATTGCAGGTGATAGAAAGCCTCGGACGCAAGGTGCTGGAGATTCCGTTGCATTATCGGGGCATCTACCCGGAGCGTTTGCGTGCAGCGATGGCGCGGTCGGATGTGAAGGCCTGCCTGTTGAGCGCCAATAATCATAATCCGCTTGGGTTTACTCTGTCGGCGCAGGAGAAAAAGGACATCGCCGCCTGGGCGGCCGCGTACCAATGCCCGGTGATTGAAGATGATATTTTCGGAGAGTGCGGCTATGGCCGCCAGCGACCGCTGCCCATTAAATCCTGGGATGACGAAGGCTGGGTGTTTTGGTGCGGCTCCGTATCGAAAACGCTGACGCCGGCGTATCGCCTGGGGTGGTGCGCGCCGGGTAAATGGCGACAGGCTGCGCTGCAGCATCGCCGGGCGCTCACGATCAGCGTCAACCAGCCTTTGCAAGCGGCCCTGGCGGACTTCATGCACTGTGGCGAATATCGCAGCCACTTGCGCAAGTTGCGGCTGAGTCTGGCGCAGCAGGTGGACGCCATGAGCCGGGCCGTATTGCAGTCTTTTCCTGCCGGCTCCACCGTCACAGAACCGGAGGGCGGGTATGTGCTTTGGGTGACCCTGCCGCCACAATGCGACGGCTGGCGAGTGTTTCAACGGGCGGCGCAGGAAGGCCTGAGTATTTCTCCGGGGACGGTTTTTTCCATCACAGAACGCTATCGTCACTGCATCAGATTGAATGCGGGCTGGCCGTTTGATGAAAAGGCGCAGGCGGCGGTGAGCAGGCTGGGGGAAATCTGCCGGGAGGCCGTGACGTAG